Proteins from a genomic interval of Propionispora hippei DSM 15287:
- the rplL gene encoding 50S ribosomal protein L7/L12, whose protein sequence is MTKEEIMQAIESMTVLELSELVKALEEKFGVSAAAPVAVAAAPAAAGAAAAAEEQTEFDVILTSAGASKINVIKVVREVTGLGLKEAKELVDGAPKSVKEKISKADAEALKAKLTEAGATVEVK, encoded by the coding sequence ATGACTAAAGAAGAAATTATGCAAGCGATTGAGAGCATGACTGTTCTCGAATTATCCGAATTGGTAAAAGCTCTGGAAGAAAAATTTGGCGTATCCGCAGCTGCTCCTGTAGCTGTAGCTGCTGCTCCGGCTGCTGCTGGCGCTGCTGCCGCTGCTGAAGAACAAACTGAATTCGACGTAATTTTGACTAGCGCTGGCGCTAGCAAAATCAACGTAATCAAAGTAGTTCGCGAAGTAACCGGTCTGGGCCTGAAAGAAGCAAAAGAACTTGTTGACGGCGCACCTAAGTCTGTAAAAGAAAAAATCTCCAAAGCTGACGCAGAAGCTCTCAAGGCTAAACTGACTGAAGCCGGCGCTACTGTTGAAGTTAAGTAA
- the nusG gene encoding transcription termination/antitermination protein NusG → MESEKNWYVIHTYSGYENKVKANLERKVHSMGMENEIFRVLVPMEDEVEIKDGKKKVAKKKVFPGYVLVEMIVNDRSWYVVRNTPGVTGFVGSGTKPIPLTAGEVKHILKSMGMEEVRPKLDIAVSQPIRITSGAFENWTATVLEINHDRAKLKVLVNMFGRETPVELDFSQVEKI, encoded by the coding sequence ATGGAATCCGAAAAAAATTGGTATGTGATCCATACATATTCCGGCTATGAAAACAAAGTAAAGGCAAACTTGGAACGCAAGGTTCATTCCATGGGGATGGAAAACGAAATTTTCCGGGTGCTGGTGCCGATGGAAGATGAAGTGGAAATCAAAGATGGAAAAAAGAAAGTTGCTAAGAAAAAGGTGTTTCCGGGATATGTTTTGGTGGAAATGATTGTCAATGACCGATCCTGGTATGTTGTTCGCAATACACCGGGTGTGACTGGTTTTGTCGGTTCCGGGACTAAGCCAATCCCGCTTACTGCAGGCGAAGTGAAACATATATTGAAGTCGATGGGGATGGAAGAAGTACGACCCAAACTGGATATTGCTGTTTCTCAGCCAATACGGATTACTTCCGGGGCTTTTGAAAATTGGACAGCCACCGTACTGGAAATTAACCATGACCGTGCGAAGCTGAAAGTGCTGGTCAATATGTTTGGCCGCGAAACCCCGGTTGAATTAGATTTTTCTCAAGTTGAGAAAATATAA
- the secE gene encoding preprotein translocase subunit SecE, with the protein MAAQDTAVQSNGSRGRRFLREVKAELKKVSWPTKQELISYTGVVFVSVLVIAILIWGIDLVYAKLLKIFINK; encoded by the coding sequence ATGGCAGCCCAAGACACGGCGGTTCAGAGTAATGGGTCACGGGGAAGACGATTCTTGCGTGAAGTGAAAGCGGAACTGAAAAAAGTATCGTGGCCAACGAAACAAGAACTGATTTCCTACACGGGAGTCGTTTTTGTCTCTGTTCTTGTTATTGCGATTTTAATTTGGGGAATTGATTTGGTTTATGCCAAACTTCTGAAGATATTTATAAACAAGTAA
- the rplJ gene encoding 50S ribosomal protein L10: protein MAVTSEKKALVAELAEKLQSTKGAVLTNYRGLNVAQDTNLRRKLREAGVEYRVVKNTMTRIAANEVGIQGMDAYLEGPTAIAISSTDPVAPAKVISDFIKENKLQALEIKAGLVEGKVIDAAGVKALASLPSREVLIAQVLAGMQSPIVGLVNVLHGNIRNLVYTLEAVRKQKESA from the coding sequence GTGGCTGTAACTTCAGAAAAGAAAGCCCTGGTTGCTGAGTTGGCAGAAAAGCTGCAAAGTACAAAAGGCGCTGTGTTAACAAACTACCGTGGCTTGAATGTTGCACAGGACACTAACTTGCGTCGCAAATTGCGCGAAGCCGGTGTAGAGTACCGTGTTGTAAAAAACACCATGACTCGCATTGCCGCTAATGAAGTTGGTATTCAAGGGATGGACGCATATTTGGAAGGTCCTACCGCGATTGCAATATCGTCGACCGACCCCGTTGCTCCGGCAAAAGTAATTTCTGATTTCATTAAGGAAAACAAATTGCAGGCCCTGGAAATCAAAGCCGGTTTGGTAGAAGGCAAAGTGATTGACGCCGCAGGCGTTAAAGCGCTGGCCAGCCTGCCGTCCCGCGAAGTGCTTATTGCTCAGGTACTGGCAGGAATGCAATCGCCGATTGTTGGTCTTGTCAATGTACTGCATGGCAATATCCGCAATTTGGTGTATACGCTTGAAGCGGTACGCAAGCAAAAAGAATCGGCATAA
- the rplA gene encoding 50S ribosomal protein L1 — protein MPKFGKKYTEAAKLIEANKFYEVDEALELVKKTASAKFDETVEVAVKLGVDPKHADQQVRGAVVLPFGTGKTKRVLVFAKGEKAKEAEAAGADLVGAEDMVEKIQGGWTDFDVVVATPDMMGMVGRLGKILGPKGLMPNPKVGTVTLDVSRAVNEIKAGKIEYRTDKAGNIHAPIGKVSFDVEKLSQNFSTLIDTLNKVKPAAAKGQYMRSVTLSTTMGPGVKVNPVKASGRKE, from the coding sequence ATGCCGAAATTTGGTAAGAAATATACAGAAGCGGCGAAACTCATAGAAGCCAATAAATTCTATGAAGTGGATGAAGCTTTGGAGTTAGTCAAGAAAACGGCTAGCGCCAAGTTCGACGAAACAGTGGAAGTGGCTGTGAAGCTGGGCGTTGACCCTAAACATGCCGACCAACAGGTTCGTGGAGCTGTGGTACTTCCTTTCGGAACTGGTAAAACCAAACGCGTATTGGTGTTTGCTAAGGGCGAAAAGGCGAAAGAAGCCGAAGCTGCCGGTGCTGACCTTGTCGGCGCCGAAGATATGGTAGAAAAAATCCAGGGTGGCTGGACTGATTTCGACGTAGTGGTAGCTACGCCGGACATGATGGGTATGGTAGGGCGCCTTGGTAAAATCCTTGGCCCTAAGGGTTTAATGCCTAACCCGAAAGTGGGTACTGTAACTTTGGATGTGTCCCGGGCAGTTAATGAAATCAAAGCCGGTAAAATTGAATACCGTACGGATAAAGCTGGTAACATCCATGCTCCGATCGGTAAAGTTTCGTTTGACGTTGAAAAACTGTCGCAAAACTTCTCTACCCTGATAGATACATTGAATAAAGTAAAACCTGCTGCGGCAAAAGGTCAGTATATGCGCAGCGTGACACTCTCCACAACCATGGGGCCTGGAGTGAAAGTAAATCCGGTTAAAGCCTCAGGCAGAAAAGAGTAG
- the rplK gene encoding 50S ribosomal protein L11 — MAKKVVKLVKLQVPAGKATPAPPVGPALGQAGVNIMAFVKEFNERTAAQAGLIIPIEITVFEDRSFTFVTKTPPAAILLKKAAGIETASGEPNKKKVAKVSRSKVREIAETKMQDLNAANVESAMRMIEGTARSMGIDIVE, encoded by the coding sequence ATGGCTAAAAAGGTTGTAAAATTAGTTAAGCTGCAAGTTCCGGCTGGAAAAGCTACTCCGGCACCACCGGTGGGTCCTGCTCTCGGTCAAGCTGGTGTAAATATTATGGCTTTTGTCAAGGAGTTTAACGAAAGAACGGCTGCTCAAGCAGGACTTATTATTCCAATTGAGATTACCGTATTTGAAGATAGATCATTCACTTTTGTAACGAAAACTCCTCCCGCTGCTATATTGTTGAAAAAAGCAGCAGGTATTGAAACCGCTTCGGGCGAACCGAACAAAAAGAAAGTAGCAAAAGTTTCTCGCTCTAAAGTACGTGAGATTGCTGAAACCAAAATGCAGGATTTAAATGCTGCTAATGTGGAATCGGCTATGCGTATGATAGAAGGTACTGCCCGCAGCATGGGCATTGACATCGTTGAGTAA